The Rhodococcus triatomae genome includes a window with the following:
- the hadB gene encoding (3R)-hydroxyacyl-ACP dehydratase subunit HadB gives MALLEFTQVQVGDELPSKVITLTRGNLVNYAGVSGDPNPIHWSDEVAKLAGLPNVVAHGMLTMGLGAGFVTAWLGDPGAVTEYNVRFTSPVYVEAHKAAAVEFTGKVKSVDEDSKTAVVAIVAKSEGKKIFGRATATVRLA, from the coding sequence ATGGCGCTTCTTGAGTTCACCCAGGTCCAGGTGGGGGACGAGCTGCCGTCGAAGGTGATCACGCTCACGCGTGGCAACCTCGTCAACTACGCCGGTGTCTCGGGCGATCCGAATCCGATCCACTGGAGCGACGAGGTCGCCAAGCTGGCGGGCCTGCCCAACGTGGTTGCGCACGGAATGCTCACGATGGGGCTCGGCGCCGGCTTCGTGACGGCCTGGCTGGGCGACCCGGGTGCCGTGACCGAGTACAACGTCCGATTCACCAGCCCGGTCTACGTGGAAGCCCACAAGGCCGCGGCAGTCGAGTTCACCGGCAAGGTGAAGTCGGTGGACGAGGACAGCAAGACCGCAGTGGTCGCGATCGTGGCGAAGTCCGAGGGCAAGAAGATCTTCGGTCGCGCCACGGCAACGGTTCGTCTGGCCTGA
- the secE gene encoding preprotein translocase subunit SecE — protein MSEERAGRDGGASGSKNPKGADDNAADATRGVPSGKPTGKRPARRRSEDAASSAGKAVSSGKLDVDAGKAGKATQGTKPRKENIFKRLRRFLREVMAELRKVIWPNRKQMITYTSVVLVFLAFMVTFIGLLDLAVIQGVTWLFD, from the coding sequence GTGAGCGAGGAGCGCGCAGGGCGCGACGGCGGCGCATCGGGATCGAAGAATCCGAAAGGCGCCGACGACAACGCTGCTGACGCGACCCGCGGAGTTCCCTCGGGGAAGCCGACCGGCAAGCGCCCGGCCCGGCGGCGCAGCGAGGATGCTGCGAGTTCCGCCGGTAAGGCAGTCTCGAGTGGCAAGCTGGATGTCGACGCCGGTAAGGCGGGCAAGGCCACGCAGGGCACCAAGCCTCGCAAGGAGAACATCTTCAAGCGCCTGCGCAGGTTCCTGCGTGAGGTGATGGCAGAGCTCCGCAAGGTCATCTGGCCGAACCGGAAGCAGATGATCACCTACACGTCGGTGGTACTGGTGTTCCTCGCCTTCATGGTGACGTTCATCGGGCTGTTGGACCTGGCCGTCATCCAAGGCGTCACCTGGTTGTTCGACTGA
- the nusG gene encoding transcription termination/antitermination protein NusG has protein sequence MSTPENDTNEAVVDDAVDERVSAEAAAEVDVEAAAEGTEVDATAEGTEADTTAEGAETEAPEEAEAAEEADVAAEPEDPVAEMKAALRRAPGNWYVIHSYAGYENKVKANLETRVQNLDVGDYIFQVEVPTEAVTEIKNGQRKQVNRKVLPGYILVRMDLNDESWGAVRNTPGVTGFVGATSRPSPLTLDEVIKFLLPEQEQKKAAAAAATPAGESSGETAAKPLIEVDFEVGESVTVMDGPFATLPASISEVNAEQQKLKVLVSIFGRETPVELNFTQVAKI, from the coding sequence GTGAGCACCCCCGAGAACGACACGAACGAGGCCGTGGTCGACGACGCGGTCGATGAGCGTGTCTCTGCCGAGGCGGCAGCCGAAGTGGACGTCGAGGCGGCAGCCGAGGGCACCGAGGTCGATGCGACTGCCGAGGGCACCGAGGCCGATACGACTGCCGAGGGCGCAGAGACCGAAGCACCTGAAGAGGCCGAAGCAGCTGAAGAGGCCGACGTCGCTGCCGAGCCGGAGGACCCGGTCGCCGAGATGAAGGCTGCGCTGCGGCGCGCCCCCGGCAACTGGTACGTCATCCACTCGTACGCCGGATACGAGAACAAGGTGAAGGCGAACCTCGAGACTCGTGTGCAGAACCTCGACGTGGGGGACTACATCTTCCAGGTGGAGGTCCCCACCGAAGCGGTCACCGAGATCAAGAACGGTCAGCGCAAGCAGGTCAACCGCAAAGTGCTGCCGGGCTACATCCTCGTCCGGATGGACCTCAACGACGAGTCCTGGGGCGCGGTGCGGAACACGCCCGGCGTGACCGGTTTCGTCGGGGCCACCTCGCGGCCGTCGCCGTTGACGCTCGACGAGGTCATCAAGTTCCTGCTTCCCGAACAGGAGCAGAAGAAGGCGGCGGCAGCCGCGGCCACGCCGGCGGGCGAGTCCTCCGGCGAGACCGCTGCCAAGCCGCTGATCGAGGTCGACTTCGAGGTCGGCGAGTCGGTGACAGTCATGGACGGTCCGTTCGCGACGCTCCCGGCCAGCATCAGTGAGGTCAATGCCGAGCAGCAGAAGCTCAAGGTTCTGGTGTCGATCTTCGGCCGCGAGACTCCGGTCGAACTGAACTTCACCCAGGTCGCGAAGATCTGA
- the rplK gene encoding 50S ribosomal protein L11, with protein MPPKKKKLAGLIKLQIQAGQANPAPPVGPALGQHGVNIMEFCKAYNAATESQRGNVIPVEISVYEDRTFDFKLKTPPAAKLLLKAAGVQKGSGEPHKTKVASVTMDQVREIAKTKQEDLNANDIEQAAKIIAGTARSMGITVND; from the coding sequence ATGCCCCCCAAGAAGAAGAAGCTCGCCGGGCTGATCAAGCTTCAGATCCAGGCCGGTCAGGCGAACCCCGCCCCGCCGGTGGGTCCCGCGCTCGGTCAGCACGGCGTGAACATCATGGAGTTCTGCAAGGCCTACAACGCGGCGACCGAGTCGCAGCGTGGCAACGTGATCCCGGTCGAGATCTCCGTCTACGAGGACCGCACGTTCGATTTCAAGCTCAAGACCCCGCCTGCCGCCAAGCTGCTGCTCAAGGCTGCCGGTGTGCAGAAGGGCTCGGGCGAGCCGCACAAGACCAAGGTTGCTTCCGTGACCATGGACCAGGTGCGCGAGATCGCGAAGACCAAGCAGGAAGACCTGAACGCGAACGACATCGAGCAGGCCGCGAAGATCATCGCCGGCACCGCTCGCTCGATGGGGATCACGGTCAACGACTGA
- the rplA gene encoding 50S ribosomal protein L1 produces the protein MAKRSKAYLAAAEKIDADKLYSPLEATRLAKETSSSKMDSTVEVAVRLGVDPRKADQMVRGTVNLPHGTGKTARVVVFAVGEKAAEAEAAGADAVGAEDLIERIQGGWTDFDAAIATPDQMAKVGRIARVLGPRGLMPNPKTGTVTADVTKAVTEIKGGKINFRVDKQANLHFVIGKASFDDAKLVENYGAALDEILRAKPSSAKGRYVKKVTVSTTTGPGIPVDPNRTRNLLEDADA, from the coding sequence ATGGCAAAGCGCAGCAAGGCATACCTCGCCGCCGCCGAGAAGATCGACGCCGACAAGCTGTACAGCCCGCTGGAGGCGACACGGCTGGCGAAGGAGACCTCCTCGAGCAAGATGGACTCGACCGTCGAGGTCGCCGTCCGTCTCGGCGTCGACCCCCGCAAGGCGGACCAGATGGTTCGTGGCACCGTCAACCTCCCGCACGGCACCGGTAAGACGGCCCGCGTCGTCGTCTTCGCCGTCGGCGAGAAGGCCGCAGAGGCCGAGGCCGCCGGCGCCGACGCCGTCGGTGCCGAGGATCTCATCGAGCGGATCCAGGGCGGCTGGACGGACTTCGACGCCGCGATCGCGACCCCGGATCAGATGGCCAAGGTCGGCCGCATCGCGCGTGTCCTCGGACCGCGTGGCCTCATGCCGAACCCGAAGACCGGCACCGTGACGGCGGACGTGACCAAGGCCGTCACCGAGATCAAGGGCGGCAAGATCAACTTCCGCGTCGACAAGCAGGCGAACCTGCACTTCGTGATCGGCAAGGCGTCGTTCGACGATGCCAAGCTGGTGGAGAACTACGGTGCCGCGCTGGACGAGATCCTGCGTGCGAAGCCGTCGTCGGCGAAGGGCCGCTACGTCAAGAAGGTCACGGTTTCGACCACCACCGGACCGGGCATCCCGGTGGACCCGAACCGTACCCGCAACCTCCTCGAGGATGCGGACGCGTAG
- the rplJ gene encoding 50S ribosomal protein L10: MAKPEKVSAVAEITEQFKGSTAAVITEYRGLSVGSITTLRRALGEGATYSVAKNTLVKRAAAEAGIEGLDELFVGPTAIAFIKGEPVDAAKAIKNFAKDNKALVIKGGYMDGSALSVEEVNKIADLESREVLLAKLAGAMKGNLAKAAGLFNAPASQVARLAAALQEKKAAEGGAAAPAEAVES; this comes from the coding sequence ATGGCAAAGCCTGAGAAGGTCTCCGCGGTTGCGGAGATCACCGAGCAGTTCAAGGGTTCGACTGCCGCTGTGATCACGGAGTACCGCGGTCTGTCGGTCGGCAGCATCACCACCCTGCGGCGCGCTCTCGGAGAAGGTGCTACCTACTCCGTCGCCAAGAACACCCTGGTCAAGCGTGCCGCCGCAGAGGCCGGTATCGAAGGCCTCGACGAGCTGTTCGTCGGTCCGACCGCCATTGCATTCATCAAGGGCGAGCCGGTCGACGCCGCGAAGGCGATCAAGAACTTCGCGAAGGACAACAAGGCTCTCGTCATCAAGGGCGGCTACATGGACGGCTCCGCGCTGTCCGTGGAAGAGGTCAACAAGATCGCGGACCTCGAGTCCCGCGAGGTTCTGTTGGCCAAGCTGGCCGGTGCCATGAAGGGCAACTTGGCAAAGGCCGCAGGCCTGTTCAACGCTCCCGCCTCGCAGGTGGCCCGTCTGGCCGCCGCGCTGCAGGAGAAGAAGGCTGCCGAGGGCGGAGCTGCGGCTCCCGCCGAGGCCGTCGAAAGCTGA
- the rplL gene encoding 50S ribosomal protein L7/L12, producing the protein MAKLSTEELLDQFKELTLLELSEFVKAFEETFEVTAAAPVAVAAAGAPAAGAAEAESEQDEFDVILEGAGDKKIQVIKVVREVVSGLGLKEAKDLVEGAPKPILEKVAKDAADAAKEKLEAAGAKVSVK; encoded by the coding sequence ATGGCGAAGCTCAGCACTGAAGAATTGCTCGACCAGTTCAAGGAGCTCACCCTCCTCGAGCTCTCGGAGTTCGTGAAGGCATTCGAGGAGACCTTCGAGGTCACCGCCGCCGCTCCGGTCGCCGTTGCCGCTGCCGGTGCCCCGGCCGCCGGTGCCGCCGAGGCCGAGTCCGAGCAGGACGAGTTCGACGTCATCCTCGAGGGTGCCGGCGACAAGAAGATCCAGGTCATCAAGGTCGTCCGTGAGGTCGTCTCCGGCCTGGGCCTCAAGGAGGCCAAGGACCTCGTCGAGGGTGCCCCGAAGCCGATCCTCGAGAAGGTCGCCAAGGACGCTGCCGACGCCGCCAAGGAGAAGCTCGAGGCTGCCGGCGCCAAGGTCTCCGTCAAGTAG
- a CDS encoding ABC transporter ATP-binding protein, protein MVGVEVAVEGLTKSFGSQNIWQDVSLTLPRGEVSALLGPSGTGKSVFLKSLIGLLRPERGSIVIDGTDILQCSSKELYEIRKLFGVLFQDGALFGSMNLYDNVAFPLREHTKKSESEIRKIVMEKLDLTGLVGAEEKLPGEISGGMRKRAGLARALVLDPQIILVDEPDSGLDPVRTTYISQTLIDINAEIDATILIVSHNINLARTVPDNIGMLFRRQLVMFGPREVLLTSEEPVVKQFLNGTMIGPIGMSEEKDEAQMAYEQALVDAGHHAGGVDDVEGIVPQMKATPGMPVRQAVARRQERVRHIMHTLPPQAQSAISEILAEESNDSQDFYGSDQDTQVIPAYGTAGFEQADAYEHITDERG, encoded by the coding sequence ATGGTGGGTGTCGAGGTTGCCGTCGAGGGACTGACCAAGTCGTTCGGTTCGCAGAATATCTGGCAGGACGTGTCGTTGACGTTGCCGCGAGGTGAGGTCAGCGCTCTGCTGGGGCCGTCGGGTACCGGTAAATCAGTGTTCTTGAAGTCGCTCATCGGGCTGCTGCGTCCGGAGCGCGGTTCGATCGTCATCGACGGCACGGACATTCTGCAGTGCTCGTCCAAGGAGCTGTACGAGATCCGGAAGCTGTTCGGGGTGCTGTTCCAGGACGGTGCGCTGTTCGGTTCGATGAACCTGTACGACAACGTGGCGTTCCCGTTGCGGGAGCACACGAAGAAGTCCGAGTCCGAGATCCGCAAGATCGTGATGGAGAAGCTCGATCTCACCGGTCTGGTCGGTGCGGAGGAGAAGCTTCCCGGCGAGATCTCCGGCGGTATGCGCAAGCGTGCCGGGCTGGCGCGTGCGTTGGTGCTCGATCCGCAGATCATCCTCGTCGACGAGCCGGACTCGGGTCTCGACCCGGTGCGCACCACGTACATCAGCCAGACCCTGATCGACATCAACGCCGAGATCGACGCGACGATCCTCATCGTCTCGCACAACATCAATCTCGCGCGCACGGTTCCGGACAACATCGGCATGCTGTTCCGTCGTCAGCTGGTCATGTTCGGGCCGCGGGAGGTCCTGCTCACCTCCGAGGAGCCGGTGGTCAAGCAGTTCCTCAACGGCACCATGATCGGCCCGATCGGCATGTCCGAGGAGAAGGACGAGGCCCAGATGGCGTACGAGCAGGCGCTCGTCGACGCGGGTCACCATGCCGGCGGTGTCGACGACGTCGAGGGCATCGTCCCGCAGATGAAGGCGACCCCCGGAATGCCGGTTCGGCAGGCCGTGGCGCGTCGTCAGGAGCGCGTGCGCCACATCATGCATACACTTCCCCCGCAGGCTCAGTCCGCGATCTCCGAGATCCTCGCCGAGGAGTCCAATGACAGCCAGGACTTCTACGGTTCGGATCAGGACACACAGGTGATCCCTGCCTACGGAACCGCCGGCTTCGAGCAGGCAGACGCTTACGAACACATCACTGACGAGCGAGGGTAG
- a CDS encoding MlaE family ABC transporter permease produces the protein MGDTRASVLKPVNGALTQAGNIVELFVEVVRNTFKRPFQFREFIEQAWFIASVTILPTAMVAIPFGAVVSLQTGSLIKQLGAESFTGAASVLAVIQQGSPLVTALLIAGAAGSAVTADLGSRTIREEIDAMEVLGINPIQRLVVPRVLAMVLIAILLNGLVSVVGIAGGYFFNVILQGGNPGAYLASFSAFAQLPDIWIGEFKAAVFGVIAGVVAAYKGLHPKGGPKGVGDAVNQSVVITFLLLFFANLILTMVYLQIVPAKGS, from the coding sequence ATGGGGGACACCCGTGCCTCGGTTCTCAAACCGGTCAATGGGGCGCTGACGCAAGCCGGCAACATCGTCGAACTGTTCGTCGAAGTTGTCAGGAACACCTTCAAGAGGCCGTTCCAGTTCCGTGAGTTCATCGAGCAGGCCTGGTTCATCGCCAGCGTGACGATCCTGCCGACGGCGATGGTCGCCATCCCGTTCGGTGCTGTCGTGTCGCTGCAGACGGGTTCGCTCATCAAGCAGCTCGGTGCCGAGTCGTTCACCGGCGCCGCGAGTGTGCTGGCGGTGATCCAGCAGGGCAGCCCGCTGGTGACGGCCCTGCTGATTGCCGGCGCGGCCGGTTCCGCGGTGACGGCGGACCTCGGTTCGCGCACCATCCGTGAAGAGATCGATGCGATGGAAGTGTTGGGTATCAACCCCATCCAGCGTCTCGTCGTGCCGCGTGTGCTCGCCATGGTGCTGATCGCGATCCTGCTCAACGGGCTGGTCTCGGTCGTCGGCATCGCCGGCGGCTACTTCTTCAACGTGATTCTGCAGGGCGGAAACCCGGGTGCGTACCTGGCGTCGTTCTCCGCCTTCGCGCAGTTGCCGGACATCTGGATCGGCGAGTTCAAGGCCGCGGTCTTCGGTGTCATCGCCGGTGTCGTGGCCGCCTACAAGGGCCTCCATCCCAAGGGCGGACCGAAGGGCGTGGGAGACGCGGTGAACCAGTCGGTGGTCATCACGTTCCTCCTCCTGTTCTTCGCGAACCTCATCCTCACGATGGTGTACCTGCAGATCGTTCCGGCGAAGGGATCGTGA
- a CDS encoding MlaE family ABC transporter permease codes for MTIAKGRADRTLMRVRKAGRAPLNVLDRAGEQMSFYSRSIAWIPHTIVHYRKEVLRLLAEVTFGSGALAVIGGTIGVIVMMSGFTGVVVGMQGFAALEQLGSSVLTGFLSAYVNTREIAPIVAALALSATVGCGFTAQLGAMRISEEIDALEVMAVPSVPFLVTTRMIAGFVAVIPLYIVGLLAAYLSSRMITTVVNGQSPGSYDHYFNLFLPPEDVLYSFAKVLIFAFVLILIHCYYGYHASGGPAGVGVAVGRAVRTAIVTIAVLDFFLSLAIWGTTTTVRVAG; via the coding sequence ATGACGATTGCCAAGGGTCGCGCAGACCGGACGCTCATGCGTGTCCGCAAGGCCGGTCGCGCACCGCTCAACGTGCTGGACCGCGCCGGCGAGCAGATGTCGTTCTACTCGCGCTCGATCGCGTGGATACCGCACACGATCGTGCACTACCGCAAGGAAGTGCTGCGTCTGCTCGCCGAGGTCACCTTCGGCAGCGGGGCGCTCGCCGTCATCGGTGGCACCATCGGCGTCATCGTGATGATGTCCGGGTTCACCGGCGTCGTGGTGGGCATGCAGGGTTTCGCCGCTCTCGAACAACTCGGCAGCTCGGTACTCACCGGCTTCCTCTCCGCGTATGTCAACACCCGTGAGATCGCCCCGATCGTCGCCGCACTCGCGTTGTCGGCCACGGTCGGCTGTGGTTTCACGGCGCAGCTCGGTGCCATGCGGATCTCCGAGGAGATCGACGCGCTCGAGGTCATGGCCGTGCCCAGCGTCCCGTTCCTGGTGACGACGCGCATGATCGCCGGATTCGTCGCGGTCATCCCGCTCTACATCGTCGGCCTGCTGGCGGCTTACCTGTCCTCGCGAATGATCACGACCGTGGTCAACGGTCAGTCACCAGGGTCCTACGACCACTACTTCAATCTGTTCCTACCACCGGAAGACGTGCTCTATTCGTTCGCGAAAGTGCTGATATTCGCGTTCGTCCTGATCCTCATCCACTGCTACTACGGCTACCACGCCTCGGGCGGCCCCGCCGGCGTCGGTGTCGCCGTGGGCCGGGCGGTGCGTACCGCGATCGTGACGATCGCAGTGCTGGACTTCTTCCTCAGCCTCGCCATCTGGGGCACGACGACCACAGTGAGGGTGGCCGGATGA
- a CDS encoding MCE family protein → MTDTTSVLRRRVLGVVFFLVLALFLGFTIGTYNKTFKDVVRVDLLTDSVGNALPMNADVKVRGLIVGEVRSTSTENGQVTAELAIEPAMAGLIPSNATARLLPKTLFGERYVSLIIPENPASAITAGDTLRQDVSGNAIEVGQVLDGLLPLLQAIPPEDLASTLGALAQGFSGRGAEFGLTLDRLQEIFRGVNTELPALQQGLRGLADFSQTYSDAAPDLINALDNLRVTGNTVVERQNQLSALTASFTGTGASTADLLEVTGDSIISFAADSREALQLLGRFSPSYGCMLAGFARTAPSAQDIMAADDPYPGVRANIQFVNPKGRYLPNQDEPRMIDDRGPACYDSFKEPGRKFPQYPGWASYNDGAYQVPTRNPGENRPLDILPAPEGVPDKVPTWTGLQASYVNSQAEQDTLDVVYGEAGGIAPEDVPSWTTRLGAPTLRGAEVSFQ, encoded by the coding sequence ATGACAGACACGACTTCGGTGCTCAGGCGCCGTGTGCTCGGCGTGGTGTTCTTTCTCGTCCTGGCACTGTTCCTCGGATTCACGATCGGTACCTACAACAAGACGTTCAAGGACGTGGTGCGGGTCGATCTCCTCACCGATTCGGTCGGCAACGCGCTGCCCATGAACGCGGACGTCAAGGTTCGCGGACTGATCGTGGGCGAGGTGCGCTCGACGTCGACGGAGAACGGACAGGTCACCGCGGAACTCGCGATCGAACCCGCGATGGCGGGCTTGATTCCGTCCAACGCCACGGCCCGTCTCCTGCCGAAGACGCTGTTCGGTGAGCGCTACGTGTCGCTGATCATTCCGGAGAACCCGGCCTCGGCGATCACGGCCGGCGACACGCTGCGCCAGGATGTCAGCGGCAACGCCATCGAGGTCGGACAGGTACTGGACGGCCTGCTGCCGTTGCTGCAGGCGATCCCGCCGGAGGATCTGGCGAGCACGCTCGGCGCCCTGGCCCAGGGCTTCAGCGGGCGCGGTGCCGAGTTCGGCCTCACGCTCGATCGGCTCCAGGAGATCTTCCGCGGGGTCAACACCGAGCTGCCCGCGCTCCAGCAAGGCCTGCGCGGTCTGGCGGACTTCTCCCAGACGTACTCGGATGCCGCCCCGGACCTGATCAATGCGCTCGACAACCTCCGCGTCACCGGCAACACCGTGGTGGAGCGGCAGAACCAGCTCAGCGCTCTCACGGCCTCCTTCACCGGGACCGGTGCGAGCACCGCGGACCTGCTGGAGGTCACCGGGGACTCGATCATCAGCTTCGCCGCCGACTCGCGGGAGGCGCTGCAGCTGCTGGGCCGGTTCTCGCCGTCGTACGGCTGCATGCTGGCCGGCTTCGCCCGCACCGCCCCGTCGGCGCAGGACATCATGGCGGCCGACGATCCGTACCCCGGTGTCCGGGCGAACATCCAGTTCGTCAATCCGAAGGGCCGGTACCTGCCGAACCAGGACGAGCCGCGGATGATCGACGACCGCGGACCGGCCTGCTACGACTCGTTCAAGGAGCCGGGCAGGAAGTTCCCGCAGTACCCGGGCTGGGCGTCCTACAACGACGGTGCGTACCAGGTACCGACGCGTAACCCGGGCGAGAACCGTCCCCTGGACATCCTTCCCGCGCCCGAAGGGGTCCCGGACAAGGTTCCCACCTGGACGGGACTGCAGGCGAGCTACGTGAACTCCCAGGCAGAGCAGGACACATTGGACGTGGTGTACGGCGAAGCGGGCGGTATCGCTCCGGAAGACGTACCGAGTTGGACCACGCGCCTCGGCGCGCCGACTCTGAGGGGAGCGGAGGTGAGCTTCCAGTGA
- a CDS encoding MCE family protein, protein MRGLAAPMVKLIVFAVVTILATGMLAATIANLGGGGGTKFHAIFSDVTSLNEGDEVRIAGVRVGQVQSISIENERQAKVEFTVNDRDWLPASTTATIRFRNLVGQRYISLAQGEGEQGRKINGGDTIPIEQTRPAVNLTTLFNGFRPLFQTLSADDVNKLSYQIIQVFQGEAGTVAELVRSTASLTNTIADKDRVIGSVIDNLNTVLATVNERDEEFDSLIVNTQALVSGLSADRDVVGSAVTSLAGLTDATADLLEPTRPSITQSITALNTVATTLNENRDALDDTLKVFPVKLEKLGRAASYGSWFQFYLCGIDIIAGPGSSPYLNLPTGLPTVNQPLYTNSATRCTQAGLQELQQK, encoded by the coding sequence GTGAGGGGCCTCGCAGCACCGATGGTGAAGCTGATCGTCTTCGCCGTCGTCACGATTCTGGCCACGGGAATGCTGGCCGCGACGATCGCCAACCTCGGTGGCGGAGGTGGCACCAAGTTCCACGCGATCTTCTCGGACGTCACGTCCCTCAACGAAGGGGACGAGGTCCGTATCGCAGGTGTGCGTGTCGGACAGGTTCAGTCGATCTCCATCGAGAACGAGCGCCAGGCCAAGGTCGAGTTCACGGTGAACGACCGCGACTGGCTCCCGGCCAGTACGACGGCGACGATCCGGTTCCGGAACCTGGTGGGGCAGCGGTACATCTCGCTCGCACAGGGTGAGGGGGAACAGGGCAGGAAGATCAACGGTGGCGACACCATCCCGATCGAGCAGACCCGTCCCGCGGTCAACCTGACCACGCTGTTCAACGGCTTCCGTCCGCTGTTCCAGACGCTCAGTGCGGACGACGTCAACAAGTTGTCGTACCAGATCATCCAGGTCTTCCAGGGCGAGGCCGGAACCGTCGCGGAACTGGTGCGCAGCACCGCGAGCCTGACGAACACGATCGCGGACAAGGACCGCGTGATCGGATCCGTCATCGACAATCTCAACACGGTCCTGGCCACGGTCAACGAGCGGGACGAGGAGTTCGACTCGCTGATCGTGAACACCCAGGCGCTGGTCTCCGGGCTCTCCGCCGACCGCGACGTCGTCGGCTCGGCGGTCACCTCGCTGGCCGGTCTGACCGACGCCACCGCCGACCTCCTCGAGCCGACCCGGCCGTCGATCACCCAGTCGATCACGGCACTGAACACCGTGGCCACGACACTGAACGAGAACCGTGACGCCCTCGACGACACGTTGAAGGTGTTCCCGGTGAAGCTCGAAAAGCTCGGCCGTGCCGCGAGTTACGGTTCCTGGTTCCAGTTCTACCTGTGCGGTATCGACATCATCGCCGGACCGGGGTCCTCGCCATATCTCAATCTGCCGACCGGACTGCCCACCGTGAATCAGCCGCTCTACACCAACTCGGCGACACGATGCACGCAGGCGGGCCTACAGGAGTTGCAGCAGAAATGA